From the Betaproteobacteria bacterium genome, the window GCCGATTTTCGGCGTGCGCGGCGGAAAGCGCTCATCCATCTCGCGGCCCACCATCGCGCGGATCATGCGGCTCTCGCTCGCCGAGCCCTGCCGGCAGTCGATGGTCTCGATGGTCGAGCCGTCGCGCAACACGGTGATCGAGTCCGCCACCCTCGCCACTTCATTGAGCTTGTGCGAAATCAGGATGCAGCTGATGCCGTGCGACTTCAGCTCCCGCAGCAGTTCAAGCAGCGCGTCCGAGTCGGTCTCGTTCAGGCTCGCCGTGGGCTCGTCCAGGATCAGCAGCTTGACTTCCTTTGACAGCGCCTTGGCGATCTCGACAAGCTGCTGCTTGCCCACGCCGAGGTCGGTGACGCGCGTTGCGGGCGACTCGTCGAGGCCTACCTTGGCCAGCAACTCGCGCGTACGCGTGAAAGCCCGGCTCCAGTCGATGACGCCGAAATGCGCCGGCTCGTTGCCGAGGAAGATGTTCTCCGCTATCGACAGCAGCGGCACCAGCGCGAGTTCCTGGTGAATGATGATGATGCCGAGCTTTTCGCTGTCGTGGATGCCCTTGAAGCGCCGTTCCCGGCCCTGGAAGATGATCCGGCCGCTGTACTCGGGATACGGGTAGACCCCGGACAATACCTTCATCAGCGTCGACTTGCCGGCGCCGTTTTCGCCGACCACGCCATGGATCTCGCCGCTGTTCACGACCAGATTGACGTTGGCCAGCGCATGGACGCCGGGAAACGTCTTGCCGATGCCGCGCATCTCGAGGATCGTTTCGGACATGATCGGCTGCGATTGTAGTCCCGGACAATACCAAGCCGGCCGGCGCCCCACGGCGCCGGCCGGATAGTCCTGAAGAACGCCGTTACTTTACCTGCGCTTCGGTGTAGTAGCCGCTGCCAATCAGGATCTGCTTCCAGTTGCTCTTGTCCACCGCCACCGGTTTGAGCAGATACGAGGGCACCACCTTGATGCCGTTGTTATAAGTCTTGGTGTCGTTGATCTGCGGCTTCTTGCCGGCGAGCACGTCGTCGACCAGCGCCACCGTCACCTTGGCGAGTTCGCGCGTATCCTTGAATACGGTCGAGTACTGTTCGCCACGCAGCATCGACTTCACCGAGGGGACCTCGGCGTCCTGGCCGCTGACCACGGGACACGGCTGCTGCGCGGTGCAATAGCCCACGCCCTTGAGCGACGACAGGATGCCGATCGACAGTCCGTCGTAAGGCGACAGCACCGCGTGCACTTTCTCCTTGCCGTAGAAAGCCGACAGCAGGTTGTCCATGCGCGCCTGCGCAACGGCGCCGTCCCAGCGTAGCGTGCCGACCTTGTCCATCCCCATCTGCTTGCTGCGCACCACGAGCTTGCCCGAGTCGATATAGGGCTTGAGAACCGACATCGCGCCATCGTAGAAGAAGAAGGCATTGTTGTCGTCCGGCGAACCGCCGAACAATTCAATGTTGAACGGACCTTTGCCGCTCTTGAGGCCCAGCGCGTCGACGATCGAGCCCGCCTGCAGCACGCCGACCTGGAAGTTGTCGAAAGTGGTGTAGTAGTCCACGTTCTTCGAGCCGCGGATCAGCCGGTCGTAGGCAATGACCTTGATTCCAGCGTCGGCCGCTTTCTGCAGCGCACCCGACAGCGTGGTTCCGTCAATCGCGGCGATCACCAGGACCTTTGATCCCTTGGTGATCATGTTCTCGATCTGCGCCAGCTGGTTGGGGATGTCGTCTTCGGCGTATTGCAGGTCGGGAGCGTAACCTTTTTCCTTGAAGTACTTGACCATGCTGGCGCCGTCGGAAATCCAGCGCGCCGAGGACTTGGTCGGCATCGAGATGCCGATGGTGCCTTTGTCCGCGGCTTGTGCCTGCGGCAGGACGACAGCCAGCCCGAGGGCCAGGCCCGCAATCACGGATAGTAGTTTCTTCACGAAATGTCTCCTCTAGTCGATATTGTTTTGCTATGGATTGTTTTGCTACGGTCGCCAGCGATGTCCGCACCACCCTGCCCTTTCGGAGCCGAATGCCCGTGGAACGCGGGAGCGTAAGCGGCCTGATACTAAAGACCTTCAGGATAACGATCTAATGAAATTTTCGGCGTTTGGGATGCTGCTTTTGACATGCCTGAGGGGATTAGCAGCCGTGAATGATCGAACGCAAAAACCAGGTCACTCGCCGGCCAGCCGGTAGCCGACGCCGGTTTCGGTCAGCAGATGGCGCGGCCGCGCGGGATCGTCTTCCAGCTTGTGGCGCAGTTGCGCCATGTAGATGCGCAAGTAATGCGAATGTTCCACATGTGAGGGTCCCCATACTTCCCGCAGCAACTGGCGATGCGTGGTGACCTTGCCCGCGTTGCTCGCAAGCACCGACAGCAGCCGGAATTCGATCGGGGTGAGATGGATCTGCGTGCCGGCCCGGACCACGCTGCGATTGGCGAGATCCACGCGAACGGCGCCGAATGTCACCATGGCTTCACCTTTCGCGCCCGTCGCGCGGCGCCGCAATGAGGCGCGCACCCGCGCCAGCAGCTCGCCAACTCCGAAGGGCTTGGTGAGATAGTCGTCGGCCCCGGCGTCCAGCGCCTCGATTTTGTCCACTTCGTCGGTGCGTGCCGACAGCACGATGACCGGCAACGCGGACCAGGTGCGCAGTTCGCGGATGAAGTCCACGCCATCGAAATCCGGCAGTCCGAGATCGAGGATCACCAGATCCGGCTTGCGGGTGGCGGCCTCGGTCAGACCCTGGCGTCCGGTTTCGGCTTCGAACATGCGGATGCCCTCCGATTCCAGCGCGGTGCGCACGAAGCGCCGGATCTGCTTTTCGTCCTCGACCATGACGACGACCGGCGCGGGCTCCGTCATGTCGTCTCAGCGGGCGACGGGGAAACCGGCTGTTCTTCCGGCGGGCGCGACATTTCCGGCGGCGTGCCCAGCGGCAGCGCAACCACGAAACGCGCGCCGCCGGCGGGAATATTTTCCGCCCAGATCCTGCCACGATGGGCCTCGACAATGGCGCGGCTGATGGTCAGACCCAGGCCGACGCCCGGAGTCGCGGATTCGCGCGGGCCGCGCGCGAACTTCTCGAATATCGTTTCCTCGCTGCCGGGCGCCAGGCCGGGTCCGTTGTCCGCCACGCTGATATGCAGTTCGGCGCCCTGTGATCTTGCCTCGATGCGGATTTCGCTCTGCGCCAGCGTGTATTTGGCGGCGTTTTCGAGCAAGTTGCACAGCACGCGCTCGATCAGCACCGCGTCGAATTCCACCAGAGGCAGATCTTCCGGCAGATCGATGCGTATCGCATGAGAGGCAAGCAGATGTTCACGCGCTTTCACCGCGCTGCCCACCACTTCCTCCAGCGGCTGCCACTGGCGATTGAGCCGCACTTCGCCGGCCTGCAGCCGCGCCATGTCGAGCAGGTTGTTCACCAGGGCGTTCATTCTCACGGCCTCATCGCGGATCGCGCTGGCGATTTCGAGCTGGTTGCCCGAGAGTCCGGGACGCGTCAGCGTCAGCGATTCGGCCAGACCTAGCAGCGCGGTCAGAGGCGTGCGCAAGTCGTGCGACAGTGCGCTCAGGATCGAATTGCGCAGCCGTTCCGATTCGATTTTGACCAGGGCGTCCTGCGCGACCAGTACGTAATGCACGCGCTCCAGCGCGATTGCGATCAGCGCGGCGAACGTCTCCAGCAGGCGCCGCTGTTCCGGGATGAGCAGCAACCTTGCCATCGCCGGCTCCAGCGCAAGAACACCGCGCGTGCGCATCGGCGCGGGCAACGGCGCATAGTGGATGCGGGTGCCGGGCAGGGTGTCGGTAGCGAAGCCGGCCGGCTTGCCGTTGTCGTACACCCACTGGGCAATCGCCAGATCTATGACCGGGGATTCCGCAGCTTCGCCGGCCGCCGGCTCGCGCAAGTGGTCGTGCTCGTCCGGCAGCAGGATCACGGCCTTGGCATGGAAGATTGCCTCGATGTGCCGGTCGCTGATCTGCAGGACTTGTTCCTGCATCAGCACGCCGGACAATTCCCGCGAGAGTTCGTAGAGCGCGCGAGCACGCGTCTCGCGGTGACCGGCCACGCGCGCCTGATAACGCAGTCCGGACGTCAGGTGTCCAATGATCAGCGCCACCGCCAGCATCACGCCGAACACGATCAGGTATTGCGCGTCGGAGACGGCCATGCTGAAACGCGGCGGCACGAAGAAAAAATCGAACGCGCCGACGCTGAGAAATGCCGCCAGGACAGCCGGGCCGCGACCGAAGCGCACAGCGACCAACACCACGGCCAGCAGGAACAGCATCACGATGTTGGCGAGATCCAGATACGGCTGCAACGGCAGCGCAGCCAGCGTGGCGAGCACGCAGGCTGCAGCGGACCACGCGTAGCCTGCGTACAGACCGGAGCGCGCCGCGCCGCCGTCCTCGTCGGCGGCGGACCCGGCAGGACGCGGCGCGGCACCCTCGCCGAGACCGACCTGGACCACTTCGAGGTCGGAGCCCAGCGCGGCGATCCGGTCGGAGAAGGTCCTGGCGAAGGGCAGCGGGCGGCTGCGGCCGATCACCACGCGCGCGAGATTGTGGCGGCGGGCGTACGCGACAATTTCCGCGGCCGGGGACTGGCCGGGAATCGTCGCCGTTTGCGCGCCCAGTTCCTGCGCCAGCTTGAGCACACGCAGGATGCGTTCGCGCTGCGCCTCCGGCAACCGCTGCAGCCGCGGCGTCTCGACGTACACGGCATGCCATTCGACTTCGAGCTGCTTCGCGAGCCGCGCGGTGCTGCGCACCAGTTTCTCCGCGCCCGGTTCGGGTCCGACGCAGGCAAGCAGCGATTCGCGCGTGTGCCAGACGGTGCGGATCGCCTCGTCATGGCGGTAGGCGAGCATCTGGTCGTCTACGCGATCGGCGGTGCGTCGCAGCGCGAGTTCGCGCAATGCGATCAGATTTCCTTTGCGGAAGAAATTGCGGATGGCGCGTTCGGCCTGGGCCGGCATGTAGACCTTGCCCTGCTGCAGCCGCTGCAGCAGTTCATCGGGCGGCAGATCCACCAGCGTGACTTCGTCGGCGCGGTCGAATATCTGATCCGGTACGGTTTCCCAGACCTTGATGCCGGTGATGCCGCCGATCACATCGTTCAGGCTTTCCAGATGCTGAACGTTGACCGTGGTGTAGACGTTGATGCCGGCCGACAGCAGTTCCTCGACATCCTGACAGCGCTTCGGATGACGCGAGCCGGCGGCGTTGTTGTGCGCGAGTTCGTCCACCAGGATGACCGCAGGATGGCGCGCGAGCGCGCCGTCGAGATCGAATTCCGCGAGCCGGGTGCCGCGGTATTCGACAAATCGAGAAGGCAATACTTCGAGTCCATCGAGCAGCGCCGCGGTGTCCTTGCGGCCGTGGGTTTCCACGATGCCGGCCACGACGTCCACCGACTGGGCACGCAACTCGTGCGCCGCGAACAGCATCGCGTAGGTCTTGCCGACGCCGGCCGATGCGCCAAAAAAAATCTTCAGCCGGCCGCGCCTGGCGCGGTCTTCCTCGCGTCGGATCTTTGCGAGCAGTTCGTCGGGATCCTGCCGGTTTTCCGTCATCACATTCCGCCTGCTCCCTATTGTAGAGAGCGGCGGCGGCGCGCACTACCGTATCGCATCGAGCGCGAGATTCAGCCTGAGCACATTCACCCGCGGTTCGCCCAGGAAACCCAGTTGCCTGCCTTCCGTGGATTCCGCGACCAGGGTTCTGACTATTTCCGGATCCAGCTTACGCGCCCTGGCGACACGATTGACCTGATACTCGGCGGCGGCGGGACTGATGTGCGGATCGAGCCCGCTCGCGGACGCCGTCACCAGATCGACCGGCACCGGCGCGGCGTTGTCCGGGTCGGCGTCGCGCAGCGCCTTGATCCGCCCGGCCACGGCATCGGTGAGCGCCGGATTGAGCGGCCCCAGGTTCGAACCGCCGGAGGACGCGGCGTTGTATGGATAGGGCGCGGTAGCGGACGGACGGCTCCAGAAATATTTCGGATCGCCAAACGGTTGTCCAATCAGCGTCGAACCGACTGGCTTGCCGTCGTGCTCGATCAGGCTGCCGGCCGCCTTGCCGCGAAATGCAGCCTGGCCTATCGCGGTCACGAGCAAGGGATAGGCGACGCCGGTGATCAGCGTCATCACTGCCAGCATCGTGACCGCTCGTCGGATATCGCTCAACATGGTATTTCCCTTCGGTTCGTCACGTGGCTCCCAGACCTACCAGGATCAAGTCGATCAGCTTGATGCCGATGAACGGCACGATGATGCCGCCGACACCGTAGATCAGGGTGTTGTCGCGCAACAGGACCGCCGCGCCGACAGGCCGGTAGCGCACACCCTTCAACGCCAGCGGGATCAGCGCAATGATGATGAGGGCGTTGAAGATCACCGCTGAAAGGATGGCACTCGCGGGACTGGCCAGCCCCATCACGTTGAGCGCGTTCAACTGCGGATAGGTGGTGGCGAATGCCGCCGGAATGATGGCGAAGTACTTGGCAACGTCGTTGGC encodes:
- a CDS encoding ATP-binding cassette domain-containing protein, which gives rise to MSETILEMRGIGKTFPGVHALANVNLVVNSGEIHGVVGENGAGKSTLMKVLSGVYPYPEYSGRIIFQGRERRFKGIHDSEKLGIIIIHQELALVPLLSIAENIFLGNEPAHFGVIDWSRAFTRTRELLAKVGLDESPATRVTDLGVGKQQLVEIAKALSKEVKLLILDEPTASLNETDSDALLELLRELKSHGISCILISHKLNEVARVADSITVLRDGSTIETIDCRQGSASESRMIRAMVGREMDERFPPRTPKIGAVVFEVEDWRAHHPIHREREVIKGVSLAVRRGEILGIAGLMGAGRTEFAMSLFGGAWGRGISGRVRLHGREIDVSSVARAVEAGLAYVTEDRKALGLVLGGEVRRNVTLANLAAVATAGVIDDGREYAVAGDYRDRLRIRCASVFQPVVNLSGGNQQKVVLSKWLFADPEVLILDEPTRGIDVGAKYEIYTLINALADEGKCIIMISSEMPELLGMCDRIAVMNNGRFVAEFDRGDATQEKIMQAIVRDQLN
- a CDS encoding sugar-binding protein, whose translation is MKKLLSVIAGLALGLAVVLPQAQAADKGTIGISMPTKSSARWISDGASMVKYFKEKGYAPDLQYAEDDIPNQLAQIENMITKGSKVLVIAAIDGTTLSGALQKAADAGIKVIAYDRLIRGSKNVDYYTTFDNFQVGVLQAGSIVDALGLKSGKGPFNIELFGGSPDDNNAFFFYDGAMSVLKPYIDSGKLVVRSKQMGMDKVGTLRWDGAVAQARMDNLLSAFYGKEKVHAVLSPYDGLSIGILSSLKGVGYCTAQQPCPVVSGQDAEVPSVKSMLRGEQYSTVFKDTRELAKVTVALVDDVLAGKKPQINDTKTYNNGIKVVPSYLLKPVAVDKSNWKQILIGSGYYTEAQVK
- the kdpE gene encoding two-component system response regulator KdpE, whose protein sequence is MTEPAPVVVMVEDEKQIRRFVRTALESEGIRMFEAETGRQGLTEAATRKPDLVILDLGLPDFDGVDFIRELRTWSALPVIVLSARTDEVDKIEALDAGADDYLTKPFGVGELLARVRASLRRRATGAKGEAMVTFGAVRVDLANRSVVRAGTQIHLTPIEFRLLSVLASNAGKVTTHRQLLREVWGPSHVEHSHYLRIYMAQLRHKLEDDPARPRHLLTETGVGYRLAGE
- the kdbD gene encoding two-component system sensor histidine kinase KdbD translates to MTENRQDPDELLAKIRREEDRARRGRLKIFFGASAGVGKTYAMLFAAHELRAQSVDVVAGIVETHGRKDTAALLDGLEVLPSRFVEYRGTRLAEFDLDGALARHPAVILVDELAHNNAAGSRHPKRCQDVEELLSAGINVYTTVNVQHLESLNDVIGGITGIKVWETVPDQIFDRADEVTLVDLPPDELLQRLQQGKVYMPAQAERAIRNFFRKGNLIALRELALRRTADRVDDQMLAYRHDEAIRTVWHTRESLLACVGPEPGAEKLVRSTARLAKQLEVEWHAVYVETPRLQRLPEAQRERILRVLKLAQELGAQTATIPGQSPAAEIVAYARRHNLARVVIGRSRPLPFARTFSDRIAALGSDLEVVQVGLGEGAAPRPAGSAADEDGGAARSGLYAGYAWSAAACVLATLAALPLQPYLDLANIVMLFLLAVVLVAVRFGRGPAVLAAFLSVGAFDFFFVPPRFSMAVSDAQYLIVFGVMLAVALIIGHLTSGLRYQARVAGHRETRARALYELSRELSGVLMQEQVLQISDRHIEAIFHAKAVILLPDEHDHLREPAAGEAAESPVIDLAIAQWVYDNGKPAGFATDTLPGTRIHYAPLPAPMRTRGVLALEPAMARLLLIPEQRRLLETFAALIAIALERVHYVLVAQDALVKIESERLRNSILSALSHDLRTPLTALLGLAESLTLTRPGLSGNQLEIASAIRDEAVRMNALVNNLLDMARLQAGEVRLNRQWQPLEEVVGSAVKAREHLLASHAIRIDLPEDLPLVEFDAVLIERVLCNLLENAAKYTLAQSEIRIEARSQGAELHISVADNGPGLAPGSEETIFEKFARGPRESATPGVGLGLTISRAIVEAHRGRIWAENIPAGGARFVVALPLGTPPEMSRPPEEQPVSPSPAETT
- the kdpC gene encoding potassium-transporting ATPase subunit KdpC, producing MSDIRRAVTMLAVMTLITGVAYPLLVTAIGQAAFRGKAAGSLIEHDGKPVGSTLIGQPFGDPKYFWSRPSATAPYPYNAASSGGSNLGPLNPALTDAVAGRIKALRDADPDNAAPVPVDLVTASASGLDPHISPAAAEYQVNRVARARKLDPEIVRTLVAESTEGRQLGFLGEPRVNVLRLNLALDAIR